From Gemmatimonadota bacterium, one genomic window encodes:
- a CDS encoding alpha-L-fucosidase yields MADLQGDTSWFTHDRFGLFIHWGLYALPARHEWVKQREEIPDAQYDRYLKYFDPDLYDPEAWADAAANAGMKYFCVTTKHHEGFALWDSKLTEYKATNTPARRDLLKPMVEAFRSRGMKVGFYHSLIDWYHPHFRIDAVHSMRNHPDKDKLNEPRDQAQYAAYLHGQVRELLTEYGKVDMLFYDFSYPAGARGRPEGFDGKGRDDWNSVELMKMTRELQPGIVINDRLDLDDVEGGWDYRTPEQFMPREWVTYQGERVLWETCQTFSGSWGYHRDETSWKSTEQLVQMLVGVVSRGGNLLLNVGPTGRGVFDDRALNCLSEMGEWMKWHSRSIYGCTAAPEEFQTPEDCRLTYNPDTNRLYVHLFTYPFRHLHLDGFAGKVEYAQLLNDASEVRFHQPRAGHTGDSSIERETLTLELPVQKPNVTVPVVELFLKE; encoded by the coding sequence ATGGCAGATCTACAGGGTGACACAAGCTGGTTTACACACGATCGATTTGGATTGTTCATCCACTGGGGATTGTACGCATTGCCCGCGCGGCACGAGTGGGTAAAGCAGCGAGAAGAAATCCCCGATGCGCAATACGATCGGTATCTGAAATACTTCGATCCGGATTTGTACGATCCCGAAGCCTGGGCAGATGCGGCGGCCAACGCGGGCATGAAATATTTTTGTGTCACCACAAAACATCACGAAGGCTTCGCGCTGTGGGACTCCAAACTGACGGAATACAAAGCGACCAATACCCCCGCGCGCAGGGATTTGTTAAAACCCATGGTAGAAGCATTTCGGTCACGGGGTATGAAGGTCGGCTTTTACCACTCCCTGATCGACTGGTACCACCCGCATTTCAGAATTGACGCCGTCCATAGCATGCGGAACCACCCCGATAAGGACAAGCTGAACGAACCGCGCGATCAGGCCCAATACGCGGCGTATTTGCACGGTCAAGTCCGCGAATTGCTCACCGAATACGGCAAAGTGGATATGCTCTTTTACGATTTTAGCTATCCGGCCGGTGCAAGGGGCAGGCCCGAGGGGTTTGACGGCAAAGGGCGAGATGATTGGAACAGCGTTGAACTGATGAAAATGACGCGCGAGTTGCAGCCAGGTATTGTGATTAACGACCGGCTGGACCTGGACGACGTAGAAGGCGGATGGGATTATCGCACACCCGAACAATTTATGCCGCGCGAGTGGGTCACCTATCAGGGCGAGCGCGTATTGTGGGAGACCTGTCAGACATTTTCGGGGTCGTGGGGCTATCACCGCGATGAAACAAGTTGGAAAAGCACCGAGCAACTGGTGCAAATGCTGGTCGGCGTGGTAAGCCGCGGGGGCAACTTATTGCTCAATGTCGGACCCACCGGGCGCGGGGTATTTGACGACCGGGCATTGAATTGCCTCAGCGAAATGGGCGAATGGATGAAATGGCACAGCCGATCCATTTACGGGTGTACTGCCGCGCCAGAGGAATTTCAGACGCCGGAGGATTGCCGCTTGACCTACAATCCCGACACCAATCGGCTGTACGTACACCTGTTCACCTACCCGTTTCGCCATCTGCATCTCGACGGATTTGCTGGCAAGGTAGAATACGCCCAGTTATTAAACGATGCTTCAGAAGTGCGATTTCACCAGCCCCGCGCTGGACACACGGGAGACAGCAGTATTGAAAGAGAAACCCTGACACTGGAATTGCCCGTGCAAAAACCCAATGTGACAGTACCCGTAGTCGAGTTGTTTTTGAAGGAGTAA
- a CDS encoding phytanoyl-CoA dioxygenase family protein, translating into MTMTETNLRKLSADEVAIYREQGYVIVPDVFPLEELAEIDREIDRIQEFQKKTGRNKGWVMQLGLRSEVTRQFAQDERVLTLIEDIVKPGISIYSAKLTAKVPHSNDICHWHQDDAYYNTRVLSKTRMSTWIPLQDADETNGCLWVVPHSHKGGVVTHGPFGGQCPKCMGPADLMFDDAIPCPVKAGDILLFHACLWHHSKGNQTDHVRRAFIVSYQEATVPRGNGDQYKILRSA; encoded by the coding sequence ATGACAATGACAGAAACGAACTTGCGAAAACTCAGTGCCGACGAGGTGGCGATCTATCGCGAACAGGGCTATGTGATTGTGCCAGATGTATTTCCGCTGGAAGAACTCGCGGAAATCGACCGCGAGATTGATCGGATTCAGGAGTTCCAAAAAAAAACGGGACGCAACAAAGGATGGGTCATGCAGTTGGGATTGCGCTCAGAAGTGACCCGTCAATTTGCACAGGACGAGCGGGTATTGACACTGATCGAAGATATTGTAAAACCCGGCATTTCGATTTATTCGGCCAAATTGACGGCAAAAGTGCCGCATTCCAACGACATCTGCCACTGGCATCAGGACGACGCGTATTACAATACACGCGTCCTGAGCAAAACGCGCATGTCCACCTGGATACCGCTACAGGACGCGGATGAGACAAATGGATGTTTGTGGGTCGTCCCGCACAGCCACAAGGGCGGTGTGGTCACGCATGGACCATTTGGCGGACAATGCCCAAAGTGTATGGGACCAGCCGATCTCATGTTCGACGATGCGATCCCCTGTCCTGTAAAAGCCGGGGATATCCTTTTATTTCACGCCTGTTTGTGGCATCATTCCAAAGGCAACCAGACAGACCACGTGCGGCGGGCGTTTATTGTCTCATATCAAGAGGCCACTGTACCGCGTGGCAATGGCGATCAGTATAAAATTCTGAGATCCGCATAA